From the Leucobacter tenebrionis genome, one window contains:
- a CDS encoding acetyl/propionyl/methylcrotonyl-CoA carboxylase subunit alpha: MSSPSDAPARPVSTVLVANRGEIAVRVIRAAREAGLRSVAVYADGEADALHVRAADDAYALHGETPDETYLDTGKLLEAARLSGADAVHPGYGFLSESAAFARAVTEAGLVWIGPDPETIELLGDKARARTLAAEVGAPLVPGTNAPVRTAADVEAFADAHGLPIAIKAVHGGGGRGMRVVHERESIAEAYESAVREAVGAFGQGECLVERFLERPRHIEAQVLGDRTGRIAVLGTRDCSLQRRNQKLVEEAPAPFLSDGLRERIHRAAADICGAAGYVGVGTVEFLLGSDGTLSFLEVNTRLQVEHPVTEQVTGIDLVQEQFRIAAGDPMRVPDEIPVFGHAIEFRINAEDPGLDYLPTPGTLTRFDPPGGQGVRLDSGFEAGQAIPGSFDSLLAKLIIWGRDREEALARARRALAEFEIEGVASVLPFDRFVVEDPAFTATGEAGFAVHTRWIEEECSAEFSPAAAATAPGEDRTPDPGEVLAPFAGTLSSWRAADGSTVAEGDTVAIVEAMKMEVPIKAPRAGRLRHGLEAGSPTTARQPLGTVE; the protein is encoded by the coding sequence ATGAGCTCGCCCTCGGACGCGCCCGCCCGCCCCGTCTCCACCGTGCTCGTCGCGAACCGAGGCGAGATCGCCGTGCGCGTGATCCGGGCCGCCCGAGAGGCCGGGCTGCGCTCGGTCGCGGTGTACGCCGATGGGGAGGCCGACGCGCTCCACGTGCGGGCGGCGGACGACGCCTACGCGCTCCACGGCGAGACGCCCGACGAGACGTACCTCGATACCGGGAAGCTGCTCGAGGCTGCCCGGCTCTCGGGCGCCGACGCGGTGCATCCCGGGTACGGCTTCCTTTCCGAGAGCGCGGCCTTCGCGCGCGCCGTGACCGAGGCGGGTCTCGTGTGGATCGGCCCGGATCCCGAGACCATCGAGCTGCTGGGAGATAAGGCGCGGGCCCGCACGCTGGCGGCGGAGGTCGGTGCGCCGCTCGTGCCGGGGACCAACGCTCCGGTGCGCACCGCAGCCGACGTCGAGGCGTTCGCCGACGCGCACGGTCTTCCCATCGCGATCAAGGCGGTGCACGGCGGCGGCGGTCGCGGCATGCGGGTGGTGCACGAGCGCGAGTCGATCGCCGAGGCGTACGAGTCGGCGGTGCGCGAGGCCGTGGGGGCCTTCGGGCAGGGCGAGTGCCTCGTCGAGCGCTTCCTCGAGCGTCCCCGCCACATCGAGGCCCAGGTGCTGGGTGATCGGACCGGCCGCATCGCGGTGCTCGGAACCCGCGACTGCTCGCTGCAGCGCCGCAACCAGAAACTGGTCGAGGAGGCGCCCGCACCGTTCCTGAGCGACGGGCTGCGGGAGAGGATCCACCGCGCCGCAGCCGACATCTGCGGTGCTGCGGGGTACGTGGGCGTCGGCACCGTCGAGTTCCTGCTCGGCTCAGACGGCACTCTCTCGTTTCTCGAGGTGAACACGCGCCTGCAGGTGGAGCATCCCGTCACGGAGCAGGTGACCGGGATCGACCTCGTGCAGGAGCAGTTCAGGATCGCAGCAGGCGACCCCATGCGGGTGCCCGATGAGATACCGGTCTTCGGCCACGCGATCGAGTTCCGCATCAACGCCGAGGATCCGGGACTCGACTACCTGCCGACGCCGGGCACGCTCACCCGCTTCGATCCGCCGGGCGGCCAGGGCGTGCGCCTCGACTCGGGGTTCGAGGCCGGGCAGGCGATCCCCGGTTCCTTCGATTCGCTCCTCGCCAAGCTGATCATCTGGGGGCGGGATCGCGAAGAGGCGCTGGCCCGCGCCCGACGTGCGCTCGCCGAGTTCGAGATCGAGGGTGTCGCCTCGGTGCTGCCCTTCGACCGGTTCGTGGTGGAGGATCCCGCGTTCACAGCGACCGGGGAGGCCGGCTTCGCCGTGCACACGCGCTGGATCGAGGAGGAGTGCAGCGCCGAGTTCTCGCCGGCGGCCGCAGCCACGGCTCCCGGGGAGGACCGCACTCCCGACCCCGGCGAGGTGCTGGCACCCTTCGCGGGCACGCTCAGCTCGTGGAGGGCCGCTGACGGCTCGACCGTCGCAGAGGGCGACACCGTGGCTATCGTCGAGGCCATGAAGATGGAAGTGCCGATCAAGGCGCCGCGCGCGGGACGCCTGCGGCACGGCCTCGAGGCCGGCTCCCCCACGACCGCGCGCCAGCCGCTCGGCACGGTGGAATGA